In the genome of Taeniopygia guttata chromosome 26, bTaeGut7.mat, whole genome shotgun sequence, one region contains:
- the C26H1orf162 gene encoding transmembrane protein C1orf162 homolog — translation MGDLYSKADPVEPKTVSTTTTVPSTVPTTVHTPTDDFKAAEARCWINNHEILYMSLAFVSGILLTLLVFAIIFLFRKSSKRSHQNLQEETVFQMTAEDSLRNTQNEVTYSTLVFQQGRTPLPV, via the exons ATGGGAGACCTTTACTCAAAAGCAGATCCAG TTGAACCAAAAACCGTTTCTACTACTAccactgtccccagcactgtcccTACCACCGTCCACACCCCTACAGATGATTTCAAAGCTGCAGAAGCCAGATGCTGGATTAATAA CCATGAAATACTCTACATGTCACTGGCCTTCGTCTCTGGCATCCTCCTGACCCTCCTGGTTTTTGCAATCATCTTCCTCTTCAGGAAAA GTTCCAAAAGATCCCACCAAAATTTACAAGAGGAAACTGTATTCCAGATGACAGCTGAAGATTCTCTCAGGAACACCCAG AATGAAGTGACCTACAGCACCCTGGTCttccagcagggcaggacaccACTGCCTGTGTGA